TTTACTGGAAtctttccttggttttcttgagCCGCTTCCTTTGTTCATTTTCTTGAACTTcaccattttcctgaatttttttacaaacaaaacaaattcattttcagaagaataatcactggattcatcatacAGGGGTTAGTAACAGATGTGAGAGCTATTCCTTTTCTTTTagtatcttttttcaaatatgtATTTTCAAATGCAAGTAaatttcctctcaaatcatcataTGTCATGGAATCAAGACCACTACTCTCAGATATCACTATAGCTTTAGTTTCCCACTCTTTAGTGAGACTTCTCAAAATTCTCCTCACAAGCACAGATTCAGGATACGTAATCCCTATAGCATCCAAGCCATTTATGATGATGTTGAATCTTTCAAACAAATCATCAAttgattctccttccttcattgtgAACATTTCATACTCTCTATCTAGCATGTCAATCCTGGTCTTCTTTACTAGGGTTGTGCCTTCATGAGTAACTTGTAATTTTCCCAAATTTCCTTTGTTGTTGTGCATCTTGATACCCGTCGGTATTCCTGGAAGCTGATTACACAGTTAAGCAAGGTGATAGCCTTGACGTTGAGCTCTACCTTCTTTCTGTCTTCTTCTGTCCAGCTGGCTTCGCCCTTGAGAGAGACCATGCCATCAGCCCCTGACTAAAAAAAATGTTTGTTTAAGGTTTTTGTTATAAAAGTGGCATTTTTCTATCTAAtgtttttttattctaaaactaaattttttattcaaatttatttttcaaaaatataaaataaataaacgaGCTAACACGTATAATTCGCGAACTTAAGTTAGTCAAGCTTAAACACACCGAAATTAGTCTGTTTAACAACTCTATTTGGTAATGTATATTCAATTAAGTGTATACAAAAAGTTAgctactaaattaattaataaaatagaataattattaaaatataaaacataaattaaaaataatttaaaaaataaatgtctatatatataaattaatttttaatatgcatgtatattttttttatgtacatggaatataaaaaaatttgaataataaaaaatattttatttaacatgCGTCTTAAAAGCTACTTTAACTCtccaaatattatttttgagagtttttttataattattagataaaataaattaagttgTATCTACCTCCATATTAAAATCGTCATAAATAATAATGAGATAAGCAAGTTATCAAATTagataaaagaataaaaaattagaaagctCTACACATTATCAAGTtgttagaaaatttaaaaatttataatatatatgatATTTTCTACAAATTTTTAGAAGATTTTAGAAGTGTTTAGAATGTAATAGTCAAATGTGAGTTGACAAGTTTGATTAGATGTTAAAAATAAGTCAAAAATAGTCAACAATTGTGGCTATATATATTATACTCATTAGCCATCAAGCTTATCAAAGACAATTAGTGTAACAAGTTGAATTTTCTACAAGTTTCACCACCTCCATTTTAATTCATGCTTAGTtgctcatagccaataataaccTTTCTAGCAATTAAGTATGTTCTCACATTTTGCCTATATAAAAGTTTGAATCCCATGTACTTTAATAATCTCTTTATATGAATGAAAATGTATTGAATCACTAGAAATTCTTTTCTACTATGTGAGTGTGTTGTTGGTGAGTTTGAGAGCCAAAAAAACGTTAGTGTCATTTATGTGAGTGAGTGATTTTGTGGTCAATTAATTATGCGTATTATGCTTatatttggtatcagagctggTTTAATCTAACATCAAGTGTTTGAGAGTTTGTGAGGTATGAGAGAATTTTCATATAGTTGTTTGTTCATAGAATCAGTATGGCAAACACTTTCAATATTGTGGTTCGGTCCCAAATTATATGAAAAACTCAATTATAGTTATTAGAAGATTTTGATGTCTACCCATTTGAAAACTTAAAACCTGTAGAATTTTATTGAACCAAATTTGTAAGAAGGAACAAATGTTGCCCAACAGAGGAAAGATCAATTGGTGCTATCTCAAATTTATTAAGGTGTAGATTATATGATATTTGACAAAATAACAAATGCCAAAAATACAAAAGAAGCATGGAACACATTGAAACTATCGTACAAATGCATAGATAAAGCCCAAAAAGCAAAGCTATAGTCTTTACAAAGAGAATATGAAAAGTACGAGATGTCTAACTCAGAAACTGTTGAGCAATATTTTACTCGTGTTACAGATCTTGTCAATAAGACGACAATCTATGGTGAAAAAAATTCTTCGCACTATGCCATTGAAGTATGATCATGTAGTGATTACAATACTAGAGTCTTATGATATGGATACCATGATGATTGTAAAGTTGCAAGCAATTATGAAAAGCCACATCAATAGAATATTGAAAAAGtcagaaaaataaattgtagAAACCTTGAAAATTTAGGTGAATTTAAACAATGTTACAGAATTAAATCGTACATAAGAAGGATGAGGTtgtagttttaatttttaaagtagAGGCTTTTAGAGGAAGAGGTCGCAAAAATTACAATCAAGGAAAGTAATATTTTTACCGCCTAATCAAGGAAGAGGTGGAACAAATTTCAGGCTTGTCAACCAAGGAAGAGGTCGAAGCAATTTTTATCAAGAACAAATTAATTTCAATTGCTTTCATTGTGAAAAGTTTGAACACAAAATAGCAGATTGCCACTTCAAAATGATGAATAACAATCAAGCATACGTAGCAGAAAATCAGCATCAAAATGATAATCCAGGTACTCAACCTTTATCTTTTACAAGTAATTGATGTGCTGAAGATGAAAATGTATGGTACTTGGATAATGCTTGCAGTAATCATATGTCTGATAAAAAAGAGTTATTTTTTACACTAGATGATTCAGTTAAACTATTATTAAAGTTTGATAATAGTACAAAGACCCTTAGTGAAAGAAAATGGCAAATACCAATTAAATTGAAAGATGGTTCTCTGAGTTATGTTTCTAATATTTTCTATACTCCTAAACTTGATTACAATTTATTGAGTATGGGATAGTTATCTGAGAATGGCTATAAGATGATAACATATTGTGGATATTGCACTATATTTAACAACAACGAAAGGTTCATAAATAAAGCAAAGATGACTtcaaacaaaatattttcattaaaaattcaacattTTAATCCCTCTTGCATGAGTTCTATAATACTTGATGATAGCTGGTTGTGGCATATGTGGTTTggacatttttatttttctggcCTAAACTAGTTGTTAAGAAAAAAGGACTTGTTTCTGGTCTACTACGGGTTCGTATTTCTAATTGTGTTTGTGAGATTTGTCAACTGAAAAAGAAATACAGAGATCCATTTTCTATAGAAAAGTCATAGAGAGCtgatgtgtgagcatctttcttatcttttcttaagGATTTGCATGCGGATTTGTTGaattattttaagatttagATGTTTTAAGCCATCATGAACGCTACTTTGAGTTATTTTGGAATTTGATTTATTACAGGTAGCATTTGGGCGAGTTTGGCAGagtttagagaaaaaaaaagtttcaaATTCAAGGCTGCCAGGGTGGCGCCAAATGCCACTTGACCGGCATTTGGCGTTAGAACACAAAAAGCTCACTTTCGTCTCTGCCATGGTGGCGCCAAACACCACGACCCGGCATTTGGCACCAAGAACCTCATAAAACGTGAAAAGGTTGCTGCCCAGGTGGCACCGGTATTTGGCGCCAGTAGCGAGAATTAGAGTGGTCTCCATGTGAATCAGCATCAAATCTCGTGCTCCAATTTgagttttcaattcaatttataatTAGAAAAGATATCAATTTaggtttttgaattttatttttgaatcaattagaattagatataaaagagaagCTATCTGACCCAGGGTCCTTCCTTCTTCcgtacttttttgtttttaaaattgttCACAACTTTAGAATTTTCTgcaccatgagcaactaaacctccattgttaaagttaggagctctatttattTGAATAGATTAATACTATTGTTTGCTACTTTTGATTAATGCATTGATCTACTTCCAAGAAGTggtttcgttcttcatcctacGGATTAGagtatattaaaaaataactgTCTTCTAAATTGaattcttgttgaattttaaaaaagttatatCACTTGAATTATGGCTTGAAACTAATTTCTCATGACTCTCTAATCATCTGGATTTAATGTGATACGTGACTTTTGCAGGTACCTCCCCTTTTATTCTTTCTGTATCAAGGTGTATCTCTTTCAGATAAGAAGTtcgaagagaaaataaagagacTCGAAGTAGACAGTCAAAAGACGAGTTATACCTTAATCATCACGAGAACAGATAGTATATGTTTATGCATCATAAATATATAGCACATATATGTTCTCTTTGCGAATTTCAAAGATGGTATGAAAATTTTTTGGTGATAATAGATATGTATTATTCATATATCAATTGAGTAGTAAATTCATATCGTACTTGGAAGTATATCATATAATTTTCTTGGTAAAGATATCAAATTTATGAGAATTAGTTAGAAatttcatatcttttaaaaatatatttgtattgacttgagttattattttttttgagaaAATGACACTTTTCTCTCTTGCGAGATGCTAAAATAACACTTCCCTCCtctctattttataaatgtacatTCTCCTCCCTTCTAACTCTTAAAAAACCTAttttttaatccattttaaactttttgtgttaactaatgttaactttattcattttttaagaaaaaataaattattttttaaaaaaatacccattagtaaaaattttattttttatcattaaattttgcttactaaaatatcctttaataaattatttttttattaattaaattgtattttttaaaaaaaattaataattatataattttaccAACATTTTCgttaacaattttttatattttactattaattttttgatatctatatatattattttaacattaaataaaaaattttagtaagattatttttcaatatcaatatatattaattgttttatatattaacagtggtaagatttttttatttaatgttaaaataatatatattgataaaaaattaataataaaatataaaaataatttttaataaaaattttgttaaaatcataatttaataattaaaaaattattgaagggtaggtatcttataaaaaataatttaattattaatttttttaaaagtattttaataaaaatacaatttaatcaataaaaaaataatttattaaaagggtattttagtaaacaaaatttaataataaaaaataaattttttgttaatgggtatttttttaaaaaatattttttttcttaaaaaatggataaagttaatattagttgacacaaaaaaattaaaatcgaTTAAATAGGaagttttttaaaagttagaaggGAGGAGAACgtacatttataaaatagaggagatgggaGTGTCATTTTAGCATCTCGCAGGGGAGGGGAgtgaaattttctttttttttttttataattcaatgaatgcattttTTTCGGTAAGAAATGGTGTCTTTTATATTGTTTAGGGTCTTCAATTTTGTTACTCTACATCTAAGATAGGATCaatcataaaataaattattgttgattttttgTTGTGCTCGAAATTATTTCCCTTGTGGTTTTCATTTGAGTGCTactggaaaaataaaaaatgagtgACACTTGGGATTCATGGGTGAGATTAGGTGAATTTTTCGTCTTATAACAATACACGAGCTAAAGACAAGGACAATAAGGAACAAAGGGAAAATAAGAAGAGGAGAATGAATTTAAATATGGTTGGCTAGTCAATGAAATATGCAAAGCGTCCTCATGTTAGAAAGGAGTTAATGCTTGCATCTTCTTCTAAGTGACTATGTTGTTTTTTTTGTATGAGAATTTTAGGAATAATTGTTCTTAGCTCGTATGAAGTGATATTTTATGTGATCTAAAAAATTGTTTCTTATGATTTGTACTTATTATAACATGAAAAATTTATGATTCATAAtctatttttgaattattaattatgttaatatatttttattttattttaattattttaaattaaataataaatttatatagataaaatatttttttataatataaaaacaaaaatatcatttaatactaattcatttttttattttctttttaaccaaacaaagaattttttttattttttttattcaaataacttgagagaaaataaaaatatatttaattttttttatttctttcttttcttcttatttcctttctttttgtttctatCCTTCTATCCAAACAAATCCTAAATGATTAGAGATATATTTACATGTTTTATTAGTCAAAAATTGATCtgtcacaaaaataaaaaagtaaaagacttattttttttatatataaaaaatatggaaaataaatttattatgcaataatattctcttatttaaaatttttcttagcacaaaatcaacaataaatTGTTCCTACAACGGTTGCGTGGCACTTGGGCATTGGCAGTCAGTTCTTGAGTTGTGTGCACCACCATGACGcggaatcttttgttctttaccCGTTCCAGTTGCAATGCAAAGTGCAAACAACCAATAGGGTTGGCTCTCCACCAATTTTACCATTAGTTTAATCCataccaaaattttaatttattattatgattacgACTAGTattgtttttttatatataaaaaatcttATATTAAATATCTTAATTTGTGTCTTTAGTTGACCTATTGTTATTGCCCACTATAAAGTCCAACACAGTATTTACCCTTCATTAGTTCATTCCTCTCTCACTCTCTTGAGTCTGTTGTAAACGCCCTCTCCCCTTGTAAAGTTCGTTCTCTGCCGCTGTCAATGGCAAACCGCTGGCTTAGACCCGAGGTTCCTTCCGATCTATCGCTTCACATCCTTCATATTCCAATCTCTTCTTGCTTCGCGTTTCTTATAACTGGCTCACCCTTAATTTTCTCTTTAGGGTTTCGgttttttgtttctaatttgattatcttttttgttgatttaGGTGTACCCTCTGTTTGCGGCCGTTGGAGTTGCGGTTGGGATCTGCGGATTCCAATTGGTTCGTAACATCTGCGTCAACCCTGAAGTCAGGTCTATTTCTTTCTATACATTGTTTTCTTAATTTTCTGTGTTGGAATTGCAAGACTCGATTTTTATTTCACTTTAAGAGTTCTTTTAATGTGGTAGCTTGCGATTTCTggaattatttaataaaacgGATTTTTTAAACAACTTCAGTGGGTTTGAGTTTCACTAAGTTTTTGAAGGAAGAGTAAAAGTATTAgaaaactcaatttttttccacAAGATACAATTCTCATTTTTCTGAAAGATATctttctatttaaaaaaatgttttaatataataaataaacaaaaagtattCTTATATCATTGTGCCAAAAcataatttgataattaatagataaaaaatattagttttacAAGAGGTACTCAAATATCAAATTactcttatttttcaaaaaaatcttaaaaaaaaaatcacttaaaattgtttttaagCTCACCCAAAAAAGCCCTTATAAAAAAGcttctcattttttattttggccCTATGAGATTATCAGCGTGAATTTTTGTTTTCAGAATAGTCTAAGATTAGATTTGAATATTTGATAGAGGGATATGATTTTGCTGCTTAgattgaaagattgcagaagcTATTTTTGTTGGATAAGAATTCTTCCATGACTGTTTGAGTCAAACAAGGTTTATCCGTATATGACTATTGACTTGAGTCAAGAGTCAGATTCAATTTTGCATTATAGTCTATATGTATTTCTAGTGTGATTTAGgttttttacattttttgttTTGGATGAAATTGTTGCCTATGTCTTTCTAGGCATTGGATTAGAgagtataaaaataattataaagttTACCACATGTTAATTTTTGTAATATTCAAAAAGTACCCCTCTAGTGTTCTGGTTGATATTTAACTCCCTTGAGTAATTAGAATATTACACTTACTTTccttgttctaaattttaattttgttttcaaaagcagtttagaaataattaaataactaTATTAGTTATATTCTAACTCAATGTCACTTACAAACCCAAGAACCTATATCAAATCCCACGCAAAAATCCAAAAAACATAAATCAAATGCAATAAAAAATCAACCACTATTTTCCTCAAGAAAAGAAGATActcataataaaaaagaaaaaaaacataagCAAATCCCAACTACACTAGTCTACTCATTCCTCCAAGTAAAACAAACAACCCAGCAGCAAAGATATATAAACCTAACAACTACTTCCCTTGGATTGGAGCAGAATGGTTGATTCACTTTTTGCATGAGACAACAATGACTTATTCCTACTATTCtacatactttttttttttgtcttggATGAAATTGTAGCCCAGGTCTTTCTAGTTtggtttaattttttctttcattttgttGGTCTTGGATGAAACTAGGGTATCCAACTTTGAAATCACTGACTAATTTCCTCTTATTGAAGGAGGGTTTGTGAATTCATGAGTTGGAATtttgaaggagaagaaagaagggTTTGTAGTgccaaaatttaaaatttaagactACAATCTTTTCCTTTCATTTCCTTTTCTTGCAAAACCCCAATTCACAAATAACCCCTTAAGGAACCTACTGAGCTTACTGCATCCTATTGGGCCATACCTACATGATTTATCTTTCTAGTTTCTAGTATTAGAAAATGGCCAAGGGCCAGACTCCCAGTAGAAAAGTCATCAGTTTGAACACAAAGGAAGCTATTTCAGTTTCATTATTGCTGCTTTGTAGCCAATTAACTTGGTTTTCGGTTGTTTGAAATGAATACCTAGTGGTTTTGAATTTGTTTTCAGAGTGAGCAAGCAGAACAGGGCTGCAGGAGTGCTCGAGAACTTTGATGAGGGAGAAAAGTATGCTGAGAACTTTCTGAGGAAGTTTTCACGCAACAGGGCGCCGGAGATTATGCCCTCCATCAACAGCTTTTTCGCCGATCCAAACCGTGGTTAAGTTGCTTTTGGGGAACAGAAAGATCAATTGATGTGTGAACTCTATTGTTATGGCATAGACCTCTTATTGTGCTATTTTAGAAAACCATAAATGTTGATTTTCTCAAGATTGAGAGTCAGTCTGGTGGTGTTTGATGAACCAAATATTATAAATGTTTTATAGCCAAAATTATGTTTACTATGTTGTGGACGAGctctttttaagtttggtattcaaAATAAATGGACCTGAAATTTTTACTCCTTTAGTCTCTTATTAACATAAGTTAGATATGGGGATTGTTTGGATaagtttctaaaaaaaaaagaagtttttttgagggaattttttttataaaagtaaatttttttttgggtgcctcaaagtaaaataatttaatgtttAGATATCTTgcaaaagaatattttttattattaattatatttgagtAAAATACTACAAAAatagattttatttatttattgtgttaaaataatgtttaaaaataatttttttaaaaaagatgtaaattatattttttaattttttttataacaagcTCATCAAAGGGTAGACAAAATGTAAACCATGCGTCACTCAGAATTTTTGGTGGGAACACTACAGAACATCCTTAGACCTTAATGCATTCAtacaaataaatcaaaatagtGAAAAATTAAAGACATAAATCTTTGGATGACAAAATTGTCAATGCAGAACTAGATGTGTAATGAGTATGTATCAAACAAGACAaaatatttctataaaataaaaggatgtattatataatatcttttttaataaaatgtaTCGTTTACTTTCATGCGATATTCGTAATAAATTTTCTTTATCTATTTAATGTGGTGTTGACTGATaatgtgaaaaataaaagtttttaaCTTGTTAACATATCACACTTCAATTGGATGTGACACAAATATAGAGTGAGGCGTATTAAAGAATAAAGACCATAATCCATTTTGATCTCAATGAATTGATAACAATGGTGTTTGCGACTTTTTATTTATACGACGATGAGGTATATGAGAATTAGGAGTAGAAGAGAATTAAGAGTATTTGAGAATTAGAAGTAAATGAGAGAAGTAGAGGAGATGCACAAACATTGGACTCGAGGAGGAGGAGGTTTGCCCTAGTTCTAGTCCAAAATCAGGGGGCTACAACTTGGTGGAGCCAGCTCCGATTCTTCCCCACTTGGCACAGGGTCACCCAATTTTGCTGTCACccttcaaaataaataaatggatTTGCGTAAACAAtgtcttcttttatttgttctagaaaataatctatttttttaattcatttcataaaaaaaaaatggaaggtCAATATCTAACAGCTCCAATAAAAACCAGCAAACCACTTTCAGAAAATCTTACATAATTCTAATACTATAACTAAGAGGGTGAAAAAACTTTTTTGTATTAGTTTCAGCTATGATTCTGTCTTGCACTTTCATGTAAATCAATCATGGTTAGTGGATGGACACTAGAGAAGTATCTGAGGAGTACATTTGAAAATGGATGAAAAGGAAGATCCAAATATAACAGGGAGTAAAATTTATGTTAGAGTGAAATATTGTTTTTGTCTTTAATGTTTGAGGTAAGTTttaaagttgtccctaacgtttcaatcgtcatatttaagtctctaatgttttaaaattaactcaGTGTTGTCAATGTTGTCCTAACGAcaggacaaaattgagacgattttttGAAACGTTAGAGACTTAAATAGGAGGAAAACGttgggacaaaaatgatacataaaaataaattttaattttacccTTCACTAATATTAATCATTTACGGTATatagttattcaattattttttaaccatatttaaataaattacacttaattacattactttgattctaaataaatttattttttataattttacttttaaagaTTTTTACTCATCATGAAATGTTTGTAAAATGACTAGAATCACATTactttattgtatatatatcatttttttctCACAAATTTATATACTAGTCATTCTAGaaatattttatgatgagtaaaaatttttaaaagtaaaattataaaaaaataaatttatttagaataaaattaatgtgattaactgtaatttacttagatgtgattaaaaaataattgaatcaCCATGTAccataaaaaattgatattattgaaggataaaattaaaatttatttctatgtatcgtttttgtctccaacgtattcgtcctatttaagtcccaaACGTTTCAAAagcgtctcaattttgtcccgtcGTCAATTTCGTTAACAGATTCCTAACGGCAgaacaacattgagtcaattttgaaacgttaaaGACTTAAATAGAACAATTCAAACGTTAGAGATAACTTTAAAACTTATCTCAAACGTTGGGGATAAAAATGATACTTTCATCTTTAGTttgatatatttatatattttgggACTGaagttaaatattttatatattggaGACTAAAATGTCAAGCACAATAAAGTTacaaaatttgatattttaCTTGATGTCCGACTATTTTGCAAGTATAAAATATGTAAGAGGGaattgtaaattttttaaattaaaaaattacaattttaagaaattaaattgtaccaaattcttttttttttgtttgaaaataCAAAATGGGAGGGTGTTTTGTTAATTTCCACATTCTTGTATTACTCATGTTAGGGATGGCAATAGAGTAGGATGGGATGGAGGATATCTTTCTGTTCTCTGTTTTCGTCTATctactttttgtttttgtctttAAATTTGCTTCCCGTCTCCACCCTCGATCCTGCCGTGGAAAAATATTGTCTCCAATCTCTATTTTTCGTGGGTTTCATTTTCTACGGGGTCTCTATTCTTTATCTCTCCGATAGTTTTGACTGGCTATTACTTTTTATAGGAGTAGAGATGTAAATATCTATCCTGTACAAAAATACCaagattttatacaaaaaataaaacgaCAGACAATGATTTTTTCGAACTAATATGATGGGGGGGGGGACGTGATGGCGAGGTAGAGCATAGAGCAGTGGACATGGTGGGGACGCAACAGTAGAGAAGAGAATGGATATGACGGTGGAGTTACAGATGTAACCTTGAAGAGGAAAAAGAATGCCGAACAGAGAAAACAACACAGTGAGGGTTGACGACATGGTGAGAAGTGACTGTAAACCCgctaaattagtaaataattagtcaataaattaaattttaatcagaaaaattagaaatataaatCTAATAATAGGATAGAGCTATTTAAAACgaaaattttgacactaatttcaaaGAATTTGGGCCAAGATTGAGTCGAATCGGTTAAATCGGGTCCAAACCAGACCTGTGGGCACAACCGGATCCATCATTTAAATGAGCTAAAGCTCATCTTCCTCCTCATTTAGCAAGAAGCACGCTGAAACACAAGGAGGGGAAGAAAGGGTTCCAAACCCTTGCTCAAGTTTCTATCCACCATAACTTCTTCGTTCGAGCTCTGATCCatgcaccgtttgcggccacgcatcCAACGCGTCGAGCTCTATGTTTTTACCAgaacaatttcataggtaagCCATAAACTCACCTCAGATTCTCTACCcccttttgttttcgaaattttgggtctTTATATTGAGATTTTGTCAAATTTGGTATTCTAGGTTCGATTTAACTTGCGGAGCTTATCGGGCTTGAGTTGTTTTGTTCATAGGTGCGGTAAGAATTACTAACCTTAGCCAATTCTTGATTTTAGTATGTGAATTCTTAATTTTGAAGTATGTATGTATGATATGTGTGAActaggtatatatatatatatatatatatatatatatatatatatatataggaattGAATTGTGGATATTTGGAGGCTTGGTGGAGGATTGGTGCCAAGGTTTTGGTAATTTTGAAACTTGTGGAGCTGTGTGTGTATGGCTTAAGTGGTTGCCTTGACCAAAcgtggaaatcggccaaggtatgatttaggttttgtgtatataatatttaatgttctgtgaaaacttaggttagaCGATCATAGGATAGGAATGAATGTATGAGGATGTGAATTGCTTAGTGTTCTAATGAAATATGATAAACAATGTTGGGTTTTGGTTATtgttgatattgatgttgacaTGTTgaatgatgaattgatgatgttTGACAAGAATAAGGATGAGCATGTATATGTGATGAATCTTGTTGACTTAAAGGTTGAATCTAGgtatgaaattatatatatgggAGTATAAGTGATAGAAGTAGGATGTGGAGGTTTTGGTAATTGAAATGGCATGTTGTTGTGCTGGAAATGTGTATAGAAAGTGTGCTTTGAGTAT
The genomic region above belongs to Arachis stenosperma cultivar V10309 chromosome 5, arast.V10309.gnm1.PFL2, whole genome shotgun sequence and contains:
- the LOC130982742 gene encoding uncharacterized protein LOC130982742 translates to MANRWLRPEVYPLFAAVGVAVGICGFQLVRNICVNPEVRVSKQNRAAGVLENFDEGEKYAENFLRKFSRNRAPEIMPSINSFFADPNRG